In Pseudomonadaceae bacterium SI-3, the sequence GCCTGTGGTCCTGGGATGTTCAACGCGACGCCATGCATTGGTCCCTCGGCACGGGAAAGCTGTTCGGCCTGAGCGCGCCGCTCGTAGAGCTTTCTCCAGATCGGTATCTCGAGCTCGTCGTACCGGAAGACCGACAGCATATCGAGACTGCAGTATGTTCGATGCTCACTGGCGCCGAATCACGGTTCAGCTTCCGCCATCGCGTCTGCTGGCCAGACGCTAGTGTGCGGTGGCTTGAAATCGATGGGCAACGACAGGTCAATGAGAATGGGGAGACGACGCTGGTGGGCGTCATCCGCGACATCACCGACCGTCACATTCAGGCGCAGGCGCTGGAAGACAGCCAAGAACGCCTTGAGCTGGCACTCGCCTCCGCAGAGCTGGGCAACTGGGAATGGCACATTCCAAGCGACCGGCTCTATGCCTCGTCCAGGGCCTCCGAGCTGCAAGGTCTGGTAGAAGGCCCATTCGATGGATCGTTTCGTGAGTTTTTCCGCAGCGTCGCTGCGAACGACCGCAAGACCATGCGGGCGGCATACAGCGACCTCCTCGCCGGGCGTCGACAAACCTATCAGGCCACGTACCAGGCCAACCATCCAGACGGCACGATTCGGCACCTCGAAAGCACCGCCAAGCTCTACCGAGACGAGCATGGCGCGCCCTTGCGCATGGCCGGAATTATCATCGACGCCACCGAACGGGTACTACGTGCGCAGCACCTGGCGGCGTCGGAAGCGAAATTCTCAGCCTTGTTTCAAGGCAGTCCAGACCCGATCTCCCTGTCCCGCATCCGCGACGGAGTTTTCATGGAGATCAACCCGAGCTTTAGCGTTGTGTTCGGCTGGGAGAGCACCGATATCGTCGGGCGATCTGCTCCGGAAATCGGCATCTGGCAGGACGAACGGCAGCGAAAATCACTGTTCGAGCAACTGATGCGAGATCAGCGGCTGGAGAACGCCGAGGCACAGTTCCGCACCAGGACAGGACAGATCGTCACTTGCGTGGTTTCCAGCCGGTTCATCCGCGTCGACCGCCGCCTGTGCATCGTCACCACTTTTCGTGACATTACCAAACGACAACAGGCCGAGGCGGCGCTGAAGGCCAGCGAGGTTAAATTCGCCAAGGCTTTTCATTCGAGCCCCGACGCCATCATCATCAGCGAGCGCGGCACGGGACGATTCATCGAGGTTAACGAAGGCTTCCAACGCCTCTCAGGCTACAGTCCCGAAGAAGCCATCGGCAGAACCTCTTATGAATTGGGCGTCTGGCCCAGCACGCAGCGCCAGGAGATTCTCGAACGGCTCGAACGTGACGGCCGGGTGACGAACTGGGAGATGGTCGGCCAGGATCGTCACGGTCGTTTAAAGCACATTGAAGTGTCGGTAGAACCCATCGTGCTGAACAACACAGATTGTCTGCTGTTATCCGCACGGGACATCAGCCAACTCAAGGCCGCCCACGCGCAAATTCACCACCTGGCCTATCACGACCCGTTGACGAACCTGCCTAACCGAACGCTGTTAATGGATCGCCTGACTCAGCAGACGGCGTTGCATAAACGCCACAAGCTGCGTGGCGCCCTACTGTTTCTCGACCTCGATCATTTCAAACACATCAACGACTCGCTTGGACATCCGGTCGGTGACGCGGTATTGAAAATGATCACTGCCCGCCTCGAGGCCAGCATCCGACAGGAGGACACCGTAGCCCGCTTGGGTGGCGATGAATTCGTTGTGCTACTCACCGGTTTGACGGGCAAGCGCTCGGAGGTGACCCGCCATGTCCGTCAGGTCGCCGAAAAACTTCGCACCCTCCTCGCCGAGCCTATGGTGTTCGAAGGCAACAGGCTGCAGGTAACGCCCAGTATCGGTATCGCCTTGATGCCTGATCACGGCGAGACGCCTGCCGATCTGCTGAAGCGCGCCGACATTGCGCTATATCGGGCAAAGGACGCCGGACGCAATGCGATTCAGCTGTTCCGCACCACAATGCAACAAGCAGCCAGTGCACGCCTCCAGCTTGAGAGCGAACTGCGTCTTGCCCTACAGCGCAACGAATTCGAGTTGTACCTTCAACCACAGGTCGATGCGCGCTCCGCCAGGGTGATCGGCGCCGAGGTCCTGTTGCGCTGGCATCACCCGGTGGATGGCGTGCGTTCCCCTGCCCAGTTCATCGACGTGCTCGAAGAAAGCGGCCTGATTGTCGAAGTGGGCAATTGGGTCATCAGGGAGGCCTGTCACATCGCCGCATCGCTGTTGGCCAACGGCGTCGTTGATTCGGACAGCTTCAGCCTCTGCGTCAACATCAGTCCACGGCAGTTCCGCCAGAGTGATTTCGTCGAACGGGTTCTCGAAGCGCTCAAAGCCGTCAGCCTTCCGCACACAATGATCAAACTGGAAATCACCGAAGGCATCGTTATCCAGAACCTGGACGACACCATCGCCAAGATGCGCCGCCTCTGCCGACAGGGCGTGAGCTTCGCCATGGACGATTTCGGCACTGGTTACTCTTCCCTCACCTACCTGAAGCGGCTACCAGTCGATGTCCTTAAGATCGATCAGTCCTTCGTTCGCGATGCACTGGATGATCCAAACGACGCCGAGATCATTCGCGCCATTGTCGCAATGGCGCGAAGTCTAAGGCTGGAAGTGATTGCCGAAGGGGTCGAACAACAGGCGCAGCTTGACCTGCTCCAAGCGCAAGGCTGCTACCTGTATCAGGGATATCTCTTCAGCCGCCCTCTTCCGCCGGCAGATTTCGGAGAACTGCTCAAAACTCACTCACTCAGCTGAAAGGCGTTTCCAGAAAACGAAAACCCCGCCGTGCGAACTGCGCAGGCGGGGTTACTGTTCAAGCTACGTGCTGGCGGCTCGCTCAGCCCTCCAACGCCAAACGCTCACCGTTAATTGGGATGCGCTTGGGTTTGGCCTCCTCTGGCACGACACGCTCGAGCTCGATGCTGAGAAGCCCATTTCTTAACTCTGCGCCCTTCACTTCAATATGGTCGGCGAGGCGGAACGAGAGCTTGAAAGCACGCTGGGCGATACCCTGGTGCAGGTAGGTAACGTTTTCGCCACTGTTCTCACGCTTGCCACCGCTCACAGTCAGCACGCCTCGCTCGACCTGCAAATCCAGGTCGGACTCATGGAACCCAGCGGCAGCTACGATGATGCGGTACTGATCATCGCCGTGCTTTTCCACGTTGTAGGGCGGGAACGAGCCGTTTGCATCATTGCGCAGCGCGGACTCGAACAGATCGTTGAAGCGATCGAAACCAATGGACTGACGAAACAGTGGAGCCATCGAAAAACTAGTCATTTTGCTGTCTCCTGATATTCAGCGAGTGGTTCATACAGGACCCGAATTCGGCATCCTGTGATGCCCAAAATAGGAACTGCTCGCCTGTTTTCAAGACCGATCGTCGAGGATTTTTTATGTCGAAAGTAATGTTGATAACGGGGGCCAGCCGTGGCATCGGCGCTGCCACAGCCAGGGTCGCAGCGGCTGAAGGCTACGCGTTGTGCTTGAACTTTCGATCGCGCCAGGACGCAGCCGACGAGCTATTGAACGAGCTGCACAGCCGGGGCGCGCGCGCAATTGCGGTCGAGGCGGACGTAGCGGAGGAGTCGCAAGTCATACGCTTGTTCGAAGCGCTTGATGCCGAATTCGGCAGGCTCGACGTACTAGTCAATAACGCCGGCATGCTCGAACGCCAGACGCGCCTGGAAGACATGGACAAAGCACGCCTGGAGCGCGTATTCGCGGTAAAT encodes:
- a CDS encoding heat-shock protein codes for the protein MTSFSMAPLFRQSIGFDRFNDLFESALRNDANGSFPPYNVEKHGDDQYRIIVAAAGFHESDLDLQVERGVLTVSGGKRENSGENVTYLHQGIAQRAFKLSFRLADHIEVKGAELRNGLLSIELERVVPEEAKPKRIPINGERLALEG
- a CDS encoding histidine kinase, producing MLPPDATSDASPGAPQPWQDVARLLSMLDGAGLGLWSWDVQRDAMHWSLGTGKLFGLSAPLVELSPDRYLELVVPEDRQHIETAVCSMLTGAESRFSFRHRVCWPDASVRWLEIDGQRQVNENGETTLVGVIRDITDRHIQAQALEDSQERLELALASAELGNWEWHIPSDRLYASSRASELQGLVEGPFDGSFREFFRSVAANDRKTMRAAYSDLLAGRRQTYQATYQANHPDGTIRHLESTAKLYRDEHGAPLRMAGIIIDATERVLRAQHLAASEAKFSALFQGSPDPISLSRIRDGVFMEINPSFSVVFGWESTDIVGRSAPEIGIWQDERQRKSLFEQLMRDQRLENAEAQFRTRTGQIVTCVVSSRFIRVDRRLCIVTTFRDITKRQQAEAALKASEVKFAKAFHSSPDAIIISERGTGRFIEVNEGFQRLSGYSPEEAIGRTSYELGVWPSTQRQEILERLERDGRVTNWEMVGQDRHGRLKHIEVSVEPIVLNNTDCLLLSARDISQLKAAHAQIHHLAYHDPLTNLPNRTLLMDRLTQQTALHKRHKLRGALLFLDLDHFKHINDSLGHPVGDAVLKMITARLEASIRQEDTVARLGGDEFVVLLTGLTGKRSEVTRHVRQVAEKLRTLLAEPMVFEGNRLQVTPSIGIALMPDHGETPADLLKRADIALYRAKDAGRNAIQLFRTTMQQAASARLQLESELRLALQRNEFELYLQPQVDARSARVIGAEVLLRWHHPVDGVRSPAQFIDVLEESGLIVEVGNWVIREACHIAASLLANGVVDSDSFSLCVNISPRQFRQSDFVERVLEALKAVSLPHTMIKLEITEGIVIQNLDDTIAKMRRLCRQGVSFAMDDFGTGYSSLTYLKRLPVDVLKIDQSFVRDALDDPNDAEIIRAIVAMARSLRLEVIAEGVEQQAQLDLLQAQGCYLYQGYLFSRPLPPADFGELLKTHSLS